A genomic stretch from Dethiosulfovibrio faecalis includes:
- a CDS encoding GNAT family N-acetyltransferase — MPHIEGERIVLREFRLTDKESIIAWVNDPEVVGTLSDRFLLPRTEPQIETWIKTLTEKETDREAHFVIADRKTLAYIGQIDFHVIDWKNRSARIGLVVGSPGNRGKGYGSEALNTLVDYGFRFMNLHRMDLLVREDNLSAIKCYEKCGFVEEGRMREAIFRDGRYLDMIVMSILEG, encoded by the coding sequence ATGCCCCACATAGAGGGTGAAAGAATCGTACTGAGAGAGTTTAGGCTGACGGACAAGGAGTCCATCATAGCGTGGGTGAACGATCCGGAGGTGGTCGGAACCCTGTCGGACCGTTTTCTGCTTCCCCGCACCGAGCCTCAGATAGAGACATGGATAAAGACCCTCACCGAGAAGGAGACCGACAGAGAGGCCCATTTCGTGATAGCCGACAGGAAGACCCTTGCCTATATAGGTCAGATAGACTTCCACGTAATAGACTGGAAAAACCGTTCGGCGAGGATAGGGCTCGTCGTAGGCTCCCCCGGCAACAGGGGAAAGGGCTACGGATCGGAGGCCCTGAACACCCTGGTCGATTACGGCTTTCGTTTCATGAATCTGCACAGAATGGACCTGCTGGTAAGGGAGGACAACCTGTCAGCCATAAAATGCTACGAAAAATGCGGTTTCGTGGAGGAAGGCAGGATGAGAGAGGCAATCTTCAGGGACGGA